In Argonema galeatum A003/A1, the genomic stretch ACATATTTGTCTCTTTAGAACAATATATAGCGCGTCTAAATGAATTGTACAACCCGTGTAGCCCAGAAACCCGGTTTCTTTGAGAAACCGGGTTTCTTACACCTGTACAAATGATTTAGAAGCGCTATATAAGTAATCGATTACAGTCGTGCGATCGCGCTGTGCTATTATAAAAATTATCAAACTTATTTAGTCTAATTTTATGACCACTATAGCTACGGTGATAACACTCTCCAAACTCGTTGATTACTACATCTGGTTCGCTAATGACGTAGGCTCCTACCTCAGCAACCAAAAGCTACAAAAACTCTTGTACTATGCCCAAGCATGGTATCTGGCGTTTGAAGATACACCCCTTTTTGATGAGGATTTTGAAGCTTGGGTGCATGGGCCGACTATCCCGGCTTTATTTTACGAATACAAAGAACAATTTGGGTTTAAACCAATTCTGAAAGAAGTCGAAAAACCAGAGTTTCCACAGGAAGTACAAAAGTTTTTAGACGACTTGGCCGACGATTATTTCTTTCGGGATGCTTATGAGTTAGAATTGATGGTGCGCCGCGAAGACCCTTGGATTAAGGCTAGAGGTAACTTGCCAAAAGATGAACCTTGTCATGCTATTATTACGAAGGAATTAATGAAGGAATTTTACAAAACTCGTGTCATCGAAGAAGAATAAAAAAAGACAAGATACAGATATTCGCAGTCAAGCATCTTCACCAAGAAGAGAGGTTGTCAATATCCAAATACCAGAAGGAATTAGTTTTTCTTTCAGGTATTATCAGGATGACAAAGAGAAATTTTCTATTGGGGGTAGAGATGCTAGATACTTAGCATCTCTATTGAGAAGGCTGCGCGATTTATCGCAATTGAAAGCTGAAGAAGTCATTAACAATCAGAGTAAAAGTCTACGCTGTCATGGAATACTTTGGCAAGACACCACTGAGCCTAATGGCTTTTGTATTCCTAATGAAGACGAGCTTGTAAATATACCCTATCAGTTTCAAATATCTGCGAATGAATACGGCAGGGTGCATGGATTTTTCAGTGAAAATGTTTTTTACGTGGTCTGGCTAGACCCAGACCACAATCTTTATAGTTGAAATGTTCTTTTCCTCGATCTTGGACTTTGGCAAGAAGTCTAATGGATGGCAAACTGATTCTGGTTGTTCGTCCTTCACAGTAACTTATGTGCTAGTGATGCTTTGACCCAAATGCTTGAGGACTTTAAAAGCCGATCGCAGTTCGCTTGCCACAGTATAAATCGAAAAAGCCCGCGATAATGCGTATTGGGGAATTGGCTGAGCCAAGAGTTTGACAAATAACACATCATCCCCATTGGTCAATACGCCAAATCGTGGTTTATCTAGATCTGGATTTGCCATCATGTATGCTAGTGCTTGAGGCAATGCCGATCGCACTGAAATCATCGTCTTCTTAGACTCCAAAACCATTACCCAAAGATGATGTTGCAAAATCAAGATATCAATTCGCCCGCGCAGAGTTTCTTCCCCATCATCGATCGCAATCTCGATCGCGGCTTCAGCTTTCATCTTAAACGGTGGATCGTAGAATCCTGCCAGTTCTAATAAAGGCGATGCCACAAGCAGCGTTACCGCCCCTTCTAGCAATTCTCCATCGGCTCTGTGATATAGTAATCTCCGTCGCAGCGTATCCAAAGCAGTCTGTTCGGAATCGCTAAGGTTCGGCAATTCTGTTTGCCATTCTGTAAAAAAAGCCTCATCCTCAGTTCGGCTCAAGTTCAACTTTGATTCAGCTTCAGCAAGACTTTTAATGGCTTCCGTAACCGCAACAAACTTCGCCATCCATTCACCTTCGATTCAAGCAGTTGAATTTCAATCGGCCTTAGATTTATTGTAGATTATTTGAAAGCTAATCACCGATGGGAATGCTAAAATACAAAAATATAGAATAATTTGTGGTAAAACACTTATTGTTATGACTTACAACGTTATTTACGATGGCAACTGCAATCTCTGCGTCACTTTGGTGCAACTGTTAGAAAGCTTAGATAGCGGCAAAATGTTTGAGTATGCGCCGATGCAGGATGAAGAAACTCTTAGTCGGTTTGGGATTACGCCGAAAGACTGCGAAATGGGGATGATTTTGATTGATGCAGATGCACCCCAGAGGCGCTGGCAAGGTAGCGATGCTGCGGAGGAAATCGGGCGCTTGTTGCCGATCGGTATTATATTTGTGGAGGCTTATCGAGCTTTACCGGGGGTGAAGTGGGCGGGCGATCGCATTTACGAACAAATTCGCGACAATCGCTACACTTTATTTGGCAAACGTGCCGCCACATATCAGTCTGGCTACCCTATCAGTTGTAGCTCACAGGGAACTTGCTCGGATTGAACCAAGGCAGAGCCTTGGAAGATTCGTGACCAGGTTCCACCTGGTCACGAGGGTAAAAGACTGGGCAAATGGTATAACATTTAACCGTTGAACAATTCAAACACTTGCCTGCAAAAATGTTTTAGCTTTTCCCCCACCTCTGGAACTGGTTGAGAATCACCTACCAAACTCCAATTTTCAACAGTGGAAAGACGCCAAGCTAAACCTTGATGGTTAAATCCATCTGTTTCAATGCCAATTAGCCGACGGTAGGCATCCACAGGATCTTCGTAAAAACGAATCTGCACCAAAATGCTTCGACATTGAAACCGTCTACTCCAGCCAGGAAAATGAAAGCCGATATCAATAGAATCAGGATCGACTAACTCCCTGGTATCGACATCGTTCTGCCAAGGTTTGAGGTCTGCCTTCGCGTCGGGAAACTTGGACTTGAACAAGTTAACCACGGCAGCAATCTTACTGGCGAGTTCAATATTGGTGGCTTTTTGAGATGCGTTCACGCTTATTTGGATTCCCTATAGTTACGATTTAAAAGTGAGTTTGGCGAATAAGTCTAACAATATATTTCTGATTTAGCAACTGCAAAGCATCTTTCGTGGAATTGGTCATTAGTCATTGGTCATTAGACATCTCCAGAAATTAAAGGTGCGTTGCCTGTAACCCTTGTAGAGACGTTGCATGCAACGTCTCTACATTCTTTGAAAGGAGATGAGTATTAGTCATTCTCCCCCACTCCCCCATTCTTTCACTCCCCCACTCTCCCAGTCCTTGTCCAAAAATACCGTTGGGCGGTAAGCTCAAGCAACGGGCAACAAGCAGGATTGAGAAAGTGGCACTAAATGAGGAATTGCTTGAAGTTGGTTCGCTGAAATGGTTTTATCGGGAAGCGAAACCCATTGGCAGAAGTGATAGACTGCCGGTGCTGCTGCTGCACGGTTTGCCTTCCCAGAGTTACAGTTGGACTGAAGTGATGCCCGGTTTGGCGGAAAAAGGGTATTCCTGCATCGCGCCAGACTGGATTGGTTTTGGCATCTCATCCAAACCAGACAAGCGAGACTTTGCTTATACACCCGATGCCTTTATTGAAGCTTTGGCAGCATTCATCGAAACCCTGGAAATCGATCGCTTTTCCTTGGTTGTGCAGGGATTTTTGGGGTCTTGCGGTATCCAATATGCCTTGAGGAACCCAGAAAAAATCGAGCGCTTGGCTATCTTGAATGCGCCGATGTCATCTGCGGCTAAAATACCCTGGAAAATTCAACAGCTGGGATTGCCTTTGGTCGGTGAGATGGTGACGCAAGACCCCATCTTGGTTGACAGAACCCTAGAAGGCGGTAGCGGTTACGGGATATCAGAGAAGGATTTGGATGTGTATCGGCGTCCCTACCTCAAGAGTTCCGATGCGGGGCGGAGTCTGCTTTGGACGGTGCGGAATCTCCAGATGCAGCAGTCAATGGCAGAAATTGAGTCTGGTTTGCGAGGGTGGACGCAGCCAACGCTAATTGCCTGGGGGATGAAAGACCCGTGGTTGCCTTTTACGCAGACAGAAGGGGTAGCCAGTTCGATGCAGAATGCAGAAGTGTCCAAACTGGAAGAGGCTGGTCACTATCCTCAAGAACATTGGTCTGATCGAGTCAGTCAAGCTCTAATAGGGTTTCTTCGCCGGTAAGATTTTTAAGGATACTTTTTAGTTCGGAAGTTCATTCCACAAATAATATGCCACGTTATCGGTCTTTTCTAGCCTTGGTGCTGGCGTTTTTGACGGCCTTTTTGGTTAGCTGCGGCACTCCTGAAGTGAAGAAGCCTCCCACTTACACGCCAGCTCAGATTGAGCTGATTGGGCAAAATGTTTCTGCAATTAAGGCTTTGCGCGATCGCTTGCCCGAACTGGCAAAGCTGGTTCAAGATGAAAATTGGGTTTTTGTCAGGAATTTCATCCGTGGGCCTCTAGGTGAATTGCGGGGCAGGATCTCTGGGATAGAACGCAACCTGCTTCCCGACGCCCGACCAAAGGCGCGTGAAGCAGCCAAAGAGCTATATGAGAGCTTAGTTTCGATCGATCAAGCTGCTCAAAAACGTGACTACAAAGCGGCGATCGGCAATTACGCCGCAATTCAGAAGAATCTGAACGCTTTTTTGGATCTGGCTCCTAAAGCGTAGTCGATTTTGGATTTTGGATTTTGGATTTTGGATTGTCTGGCAATCTAAGATCTAAAATCTAAAATCTAAAATCTTTTTTCAGATGAGTCATGTTGCGATCGTAGGATGCGGTGTTGTTGGTGCGACTCTAGCCTACGAACTCAGCCAGGTTCCAGGACTAACTATTACAGTCGTGGATACAAAACCACCAGCGCAGGGTGCTACAGGTGCCGCCTTGGGCGTCCTGATGGGCGCGATCAGCCACAAAGTCAAGGGGAAGGCGTGGCAGATGCGGCAGAGTAGCATCCAACGCTATGAAACTTTGATTCCAGAACTAGAGGCGTTGACTGGTCGTAAGATTCCCTTCAATCGGCAGGGAATTCTGATGCTGTGTTTGGAAGACAGGAGTTTAGCTAGCTGGTCAGAATTGGTACAAATTCGGCTAGAGCAAAATTGGCATCTGGAAATGTGGGACGCCGCGCAAATAGGCGCTAACTGTCCTCAAGTTAATTTGGAGAAGATTACGGCAGCAGTCTATTCTCCCCAAGATAGACAAGTCGATCCAACTGCTCTAACCCTAGCTTTAGTTGAGGCAGCAAAGCTAAACGGCGTCTCTTTTCAGTTTGGCGTCACCGTGTTGGGGGTGGGATCGAAAACGTCTAATGGGGTTTGCAAACAGATTCAGACAACAGCTGGCGCGATCGATCTTGATTGGTTGGTGATGGCGGCGGGGTTGGGTTCATCGCCGTTGACGAAATCTTTTGGACAGCTAGTTGACATTAGACCAGTTTTAGGGCAAGCTTTGCATCTGCGATTGGAGCATCCTTTGGGGCGTCCCGATTTTCAGCCGGTGATTACTGGTAATGATGTGCATATTGTGCCGGTGGGAGGGGGAGATTACTGGGTCGGCGCTACAGTGGAGTTTCCCAGTGATGGATATGCGGCGATAGGGGATGAAAGTTTATTGGCAAAGGTGAGGGAGGATGCGATCGCATTTTGTCCAGCTTTAGCCGACGCCACCGTAGTTAGGAGTTGGTCTGGTTTGCGTCCGCGTCCAGAAGGTCGTCCTGCTCCAATTATCGGTAAATTGCAAGGGTTTAGCAATATTCTTTTAGCTACTGGACACTATCGCAACGGGGTGCTGCTGGCACCTGCAACTGCACAAGCGATTCGGGATGCGATCGTAGGAATAAATACTGTATAGATAGAGTTAATCTAAATTTATCTCGCATAGCGTAGCGTGATTCTGTCCAAGAGTAGATGAACTTCTCTTAAGACAGGAATTATTATCGATGCTTGGAGTCATTTTAAGGTGAGTTACTCCGTTCCCGCCACAAGATTATGTAGGGGCGAAGCATTGCGGAATTAACGTTTCGGTTTTGAATTAAGATTAATCCCGCAATGCAACGCCTTCCCACTATATAGCAACCGCTCTCGTCGATTAGGGCAATAGGGGCGGGTTTAGCAGATAATTTGTGGCTAACGGACAAGAATCATGGCAAAACCCGCCCCTACAATTTACCAGTACCTACCCACTCGCAAGCCGCTATATTAAATTGGGAGAAGCTACCTATGCAACCAACTCTTTTATTAAATGCCATTCAAAATTTGGCCGATTTAGTAGCAAATAATAGCCAGGGGCAATTCTCACACCAGGATCGAGCTTTCCGCACTTTACCGCTGCCCTGGACGATCGCGCAACTTTTAGATGAAGAAGATCCCAGCATCATATAAAACTTACTTTTTTTGAAAGAAAAGGAGATGCGATCGCACCATCTTTAATTG encodes the following:
- a CDS encoding Panacea domain-containing protein, with the protein product MTTIATVITLSKLVDYYIWFANDVGSYLSNQKLQKLLYYAQAWYLAFEDTPLFDEDFEAWVHGPTIPALFYEYKEQFGFKPILKEVEKPEFPQEVQKFLDDLADDYFFRDAYELELMVRREDPWIKARGNLPKDEPCHAIITKELMKEFYKTRVIEEE
- a CDS encoding type I restriction enzyme HsdR N-terminal domain-containing protein — protein: MAKFVAVTEAIKSLAEAESKLNLSRTEDEAFFTEWQTELPNLSDSEQTALDTLRRRLLYHRADGELLEGAVTLLVASPLLELAGFYDPPFKMKAEAAIEIAIDDGEETLRGRIDILILQHHLWVMVLESKKTMISVRSALPQALAYMMANPDLDKPRFGVLTNGDDVLFVKLLAQPIPQYALSRAFSIYTVASELRSAFKVLKHLGQSITST
- a CDS encoding thiol-disulfide oxidoreductase DCC family protein, which codes for MTYNVIYDGNCNLCVTLVQLLESLDSGKMFEYAPMQDEETLSRFGITPKDCEMGMILIDADAPQRRWQGSDAAEEIGRLLPIGIIFVEAYRALPGVKWAGDRIYEQIRDNRYTLFGKRAATYQSGYPISCSSQGTCSD
- a CDS encoding alpha/beta fold hydrolase, whose amino-acid sequence is MALNEELLEVGSLKWFYREAKPIGRSDRLPVLLLHGLPSQSYSWTEVMPGLAEKGYSCIAPDWIGFGISSKPDKRDFAYTPDAFIEALAAFIETLEIDRFSLVVQGFLGSCGIQYALRNPEKIERLAILNAPMSSAAKIPWKIQQLGLPLVGEMVTQDPILVDRTLEGGSGYGISEKDLDVYRRPYLKSSDAGRSLLWTVRNLQMQQSMAEIESGLRGWTQPTLIAWGMKDPWLPFTQTEGVASSMQNAEVSKLEEAGHYPQEHWSDRVSQALIGFLRR
- the psbQ gene encoding photosystem II protein PsbQ, yielding MPRYRSFLALVLAFLTAFLVSCGTPEVKKPPTYTPAQIELIGQNVSAIKALRDRLPELAKLVQDENWVFVRNFIRGPLGELRGRISGIERNLLPDARPKAREAAKELYESLVSIDQAAQKRDYKAAIGNYAAIQKNLNAFLDLAPKA
- a CDS encoding NAD(P)/FAD-dependent oxidoreductase — its product is MSHVAIVGCGVVGATLAYELSQVPGLTITVVDTKPPAQGATGAALGVLMGAISHKVKGKAWQMRQSSIQRYETLIPELEALTGRKIPFNRQGILMLCLEDRSLASWSELVQIRLEQNWHLEMWDAAQIGANCPQVNLEKITAAVYSPQDRQVDPTALTLALVEAAKLNGVSFQFGVTVLGVGSKTSNGVCKQIQTTAGAIDLDWLVMAAGLGSSPLTKSFGQLVDIRPVLGQALHLRLEHPLGRPDFQPVITGNDVHIVPVGGGDYWVGATVEFPSDGYAAIGDESLLAKVREDAIAFCPALADATVVRSWSGLRPRPEGRPAPIIGKLQGFSNILLATGHYRNGVLLAPATAQAIRDAIVGINTV